Within Wyeomyia smithii strain HCP4-BCI-WySm-NY-G18 chromosome 2, ASM2978416v1, whole genome shotgun sequence, the genomic segment AATCTATAATTGCTTTAAAAGCAAGCTGTTGCTGACGGAGGGATGGTTAATTATTTTATGGAATTACCTCGAATTTGCGCTAATAATGATCCCGAGTCTAATGATTGACACTAATAAGGTGCCGTGAATTCGAATGAAAGTAGCTCGCGTTTTTCAGATGTCGATTGAGCATAACTCagtttacttaaaattaatacgGCATAGTAATTCTTCATCGTTCATTGAACCCACCTGTTGATGCTACCTTATTCAATCATCGCTTTTAGTGACGATTCATCCCTTGATGCCAGATTTTGACATTTGTGTCATTAACATCACATGAATATTCCGAAAAGGCACCTTTTTAGAAGGAATAACATTTTCCCATCAACCGATCACAAGTCGCCTTGGGCAAAGTTTCGTCTAGAGATAATCGATAATACTCCGTCAAAACATTCAAGCCTCTAATACCTAACGGCTACTCTAAGAATAAAGCAAATTAAATCAAGAACAATCTGTTAAGCGTTCCGCTCGAAAGCAACGAGCATGATTTTGGTTTACACGCACACATTTTCCAATTGAGTCCTATCGATTTTAATCCGCTGTAGACGTCCGAGCCGTCATAAAGTCATTGGCTATAAATTACTCGGTGATGGTCAAAGAGTGTCGCATCTTGCAGTGCGAACTGGAACCCGAAAGGCTAAGGTTCGTTCACACTTCGCCCACACCCGTGGGCGCCCCGTGCGATTAATTAATTACCGAATGCCATAAAAGTGCCTAAGGCTGCGTGACGTTATTATCGATGTGTTAAAGTGTTAACATGTTATATCATTGATAAGCTCTGTTTTTTACGCACTTGATATAAGACACCCTTCTTATTTCTTTTACGTAGAATTGTTAAGCAACTTTCAGAAGAATGGATTGCAATTAATGTCAATAGGAAAGTAAATTTTAGCTGGGAAAGGACCTCGGAGAcacatattttattttagacACGCCTTCAAGCGTCGTTTTCCCCAACAAGCGAGTGTGGCGCGTCtgttttcgaatttattttCTTCCTTTGCCAGAGTGCCGACTGCATCAGTAAACATGGCGCATACTCCAACGCGCGCGGGTCCGCGGACTTCTACCAGCTCGCTAATTAATTCGCCAAATCCGGTATTCAAATTATCGAAAATGCTAAATAAACTTGCCCGTTTTTGGTTGCCCCGGGGTAGGATTCCAGGGAAGTGTTAGGTGAGAAGCCTGGGACGCGCTGCCGGAACGTTACTTTTTCCGTTCGGGCCAGCTGCCGTAAGTGATCGACAAGGGCGCCaagcagtaaaaaaaaatcgtcgatTTCTATCGCAACTGCCTAACAGCAAATCCGATTGGTTAGCTAATTAGAGTTAAACAAACGACGACAAGCGCCGCTTTAATTTACTACCGTTTGGGATTGTAACGCTGAATAGCGGATtctgttttcaaatatttttgaaatagttGAAATAGAGGAATCCTAACCAATTTTTCACACAAGTTTGATTTCgaacaaaaaatgtgtgaaaatcaTGATTTAAAGACTAATTAAAGTTAGTAGTAAAAACATTCAACTTACTTAAACAGTTTTGAACGGTTTTCAAAATGTTTCATCATTACAAGTATAAACACGCAAAACGGCATTATTACCGATTAACACTCTGTAATGGTTTTAATATTTACATTTTGAACAGTTTTGAACGGTTTTCGAAATAGCTCATCATTACAAGTATAAACACGCAAAACGGCATTATTACCTTAACACTCTGTAATGGTTTTAATATTCATCAATCATAACATTGAAAATGTATCATTATTTATtcgtaaatcaaaagttgcatTATAGCAAACACGCATTAGTTAACTCTGctcattttgtagaaaaaatgtGCCCAGAAAATAATGTGGTTTTGCTTCCTATTTTTTATGTTATGCATCAAAATACTGAATCCTGATCAACGAAATAGTCCATTTGGACATTTTTTTGTTACCAACTTACAGAAAACAATCGCAACATAATTATTTTTGTCTTTTCTCTCATTTATCCACTTCCATTGTTTCTCTTTTCACTCTTTCTCTTCACTTTTCCATTCTCTTTCTTTTTGCGCTCTCTCTTCTACCTCTCTCTTCTAACTCTCTTTTCTACCTCTCCCTTCTTCCTTTATTTCTTCCTCTCTTCTTTCTTGTCTCTTCCCTCTTCTCTCttatctcttctctcttctcttttctctcttctctcttctctcttctctcttctctcttctctcttctcttttctctcttctctcttctctcttctctcttccctcttctctcttctctcttctctcttctctcttctctcttctctcttcgatCTTCTCTCTTCtgtcttctctcttctctcttcgatCTTCTCTCTTCTGTCTTCTGTCTTctttcttctctcttctctcttctctctactctctactctctactctctactctctactctctactctctactctctactctctactctctactctctactctctactctctactctctactctctactctctactctctactctctactctctactctctactctctactctctactctctactctctactctctactctctactctctactctctactctctactctctattctctactctctactctctactctctactctctactctctactctctactctctactctctactcgctactctctactctcttctcttttctctcttctctcttctctcttctatcttttctcttttctcttctcTCTACTCTTTTCTCTCCTTCTCTCCTTCTCTCatttctcttctctcttctctcttctctcgtttctcttctctcttctctcttctctcttttctcttctctcttctctcttttctCTTCTCTTTTCTTTCTTCTCTCTACTCTTTTCTCTCCtatcttctctcttctctcatCCAATTTCTCTCATCTTTCTTTTctcttctttctttctctcttctctcttctctcttctctcttctctcttctcttttcttttctttctatatACTCTCTATATACTCTTTtcctttctttctctttcttttttctcttcACTCTCACTCTTTTCTCCTttatctcttctctcttctctctctttactctatctctctctctcttttcacGCTCTCTCTTCTCCCTCTTCCTTTCTTAACTCTTTGTCTCCTCTTCCTCTTTTCACTCTATTCTCCCTTTCTCTtctctttttttcgttttttgaaaatgctcgttctcagcactggaacggccgatttgggaaaacttagaattttattcaagggaaatagttgctctaagttttggtaaaggtgcgacccctctggacccctccccctttttgtgagacgcaaatatatctgtgtttttttctaatttttcaaacagattgtgcaaacactgggaattttcatacgtatcaattgctccatgtatcaaatcatgccATGTTGATAAagtatggtatgtaagagtgaattttggagtttccgaattgtccgtcctccccataACGTTTCAAGAGGTTACATAAtttttaatgaagtgttgtaaattttttgaaacgacttttctgtttgaatttgGATTAGTTTCGTATATATCACTGGTTTTGCACAGTATCATTGAATTGTGGTGAACATCACACTATTGCGCTTTTATATTCGCACTAAAATATTCATTCAACTGAGTAGTTTGATTAATATAAACTTACCTAGTCATACATCtaccatgcggtcgtgtcttggataccacccacCTACTTATTTTAATAAATCGGTATATCTGAATAACAAAAAGAGACAGACAGAAGTTGTCGAGGAATCACGGCTCGTCTGAACTTTCATTTAAaagtattaaaaaattaaattaaagattctacattgaaaaaaaattcagttttaaAACAAAGAGTGTCTTAACAAATCGGTCatcccagtttttttaaataagttttttgGATGCACAATTAAGTTGCCTAAAATTCTTTTAAATGAATCAAAATAggcattctcaagaaaaaaacttgTTCCTGTTTGACGcagtttcacgttttttttctGAGACCATAACCGTACGGTAATGACAAGAGTAAGAGAAAAGTTGTTTAGAGAtgttttttaagaaattttGAGATCCGGAACAGAACATTCTatttttctaaaacaaaaaGTGGTACTTATTAAAAATTCGGTCATCTCAGAGTTCTTTTGAAATACGTTTTTAGATAGAAAATTTGGTTGCCTGAAAAACCAATGAATCCATTTTCCATTACGCGTCACGATGCGATGAAAGAACCCATTTTTCTTTCGCCGAACGATACTCCCTTTCTTTCAAATCAAAAGGAATCCCAATTTCTTGTTTTTCAATCATTTCCAAACCATGCAATCATTTCAAAATGGCTTGACTAGGCTTGGGCATAGATCTCCACCGGGCAACACCTTCAATTCAGCATCAACATCGAAATAACTGTTTTTGAAGTGACGGAATCAGTCATCGCACGTAGTGAGAGCAGCATTTGCgtaaaccacagactaacagacgtaacactggaacaacatcgcgcgaaaacgtcgtctgggccgctgtcatgcaatctcaaaaatattttgtagttccccatttgacacatgcagtaacgctggcgctgatgtcgaaatacatgatgcagcgcgaacacgacagcagatggtgctagtgttactaacgtaaagtactggtatcatccaaacgatgattttattgaaaatttgttcgacgtgttatgtctgttagtctgtgctcaAACTTtgtttaactctcgatgcgcttctgccgttttctttgaatgaaatgaaaaaaattacactcctCGCTTATTTTGCAcaaaatcagacaattttcaCTCAGTTAAAACTATACGATATCACAATAAAATCGCTGATGTATCAAAGCGGTTTCTTTACCATATATCTCAGCTCGGTTCATCATGTTTtagatatgagccgttgcggaacagaatggtctaaagacaatttttttcaaaaatgagtttttttgcataaaccgcatctacccaaaaagctgaagttgggagattatgaaaatttcggaaaatcgaattttaaagctgatttattccatgttgaaaattcgtccgaaacagaatggccgttttgtttcggaacagagtggtctatgtacataaatcgatgtaatactatcatgtaacacgtaacatgtagcatattacatgtgataaggaacatgccacttgttttgtacatgtcacacgtgatatgtaacatgttacacgtaatgtaacacgaaaaatgtaaaatgtaataTATTatgtacagtcgaatccctttatTGCGACTTCGCtagggactgtcgttatagcgaaatgtcgcaataatatgAAGAATTTTTGTACATGTAAAACAaaggtaccgttgagaatgtGGTTATTGATTtagcaatgtcgttatagagacATTCGAATAtactattgtcgcaataaagTAGGACAAGTATGAGTTTTGGTATAccgttatagaggaaggtcgtgatagcgaaatgtcgcaataaaacgaagaatttcAGTATAAAACTGAGGGGCGTTTGAAAATGTCACTATAGCGAGGTTTGTCGCTATTGAAAATGTCGGTTTAGAAGGATGCAactgtaatatgtaatatcttgtgttacatgtaatgttacacgtgacatcttacatgtgacatgctatatgtatcatataacatgtgacactagccattttatacgatttaccgtcattttctttgtcatttaccgggtttgtgtacatagaccactctgttccgaaacgattcgaggattccggtgaatatatatatgaagtcaggtctatgtacattggtgtgataaaatcaccgatttcgcaaagaaactggtAATTtcatgtatcccaatgttaaaccgcttcataacctttatattagaacattttgtttgaaagaattcgttgaacagaattttattcagagatttttcgaaaattgcttctcctgaacaattcgCTCGATGGCATATAGACCattctggttcgcaacggctcatatgtctAAGTCGACCAGCACTTACTGATGGCGCCATCTATTTACAAATAGCAAGAACTCAGTTGCGCACCAAATACAATgatctgaaaatttattttaatttgactACTTCTTGATGAGATATTTTTCCGATTTCTGCTATTTTAGACTACCAGAATAAATAAGGCgtctaaaaataaatttaaccctctagtgcccaaattaatttttaggcGGACTTTGAAAAATCACTCTGAAgcgttataaacattttttaaattcttattgaagctttttagaggttcaactgcaGGCCGTCTAAagacggcactgggcactagagcgTTAATATGCGATTTTTAACTTATTGAAAGCACGTTCTGGGGCATATACAACTCTTGTTCGGTGTGCCGTCACTGTGCATCGCGAAACaaattataaattaattattagaaaaaatatctcaTTCGCTACCCTGATGAGCGAATCCGAAGTTAGATCCAGTTCTGGATACAATCAATCCGGTTCCACAGATGTTTTTGTTGGTTGGCAAGCATTAGGAACCCGATGcatttttatttctcaaaacaaaccaaaaaccgAGATCATCGAAAAATTATACACGGCTTTTTCTGAATGTATTAATATAAAAGTTGAGCACGACCTTCGTAAATTCCTTGCATTCAGCGGTTCCTAAACGCAAGCGGAAAGAACAGGTTCGGCAGAATTCCTTACATCCCCCGACGAAATAAATCTATCGCTCGAATAATAATAAAGATATCCGATGGGAGCGAACCGCTTCCATCGCCGCTGGCCGGTTGATAATTTTGTAGGCGTAAGCTCTAATCGAGAGAAACAAAAAACTCCATCTGCGCTGACATTCGGTGACTAATCCGTGCTGTCATGCTTCCCATTCCAATGCGATCGCTCGTCTGTATGCTAATTCTAACCGTTTCACATTTCTGTCGCTTTCCATAAATCAAGCTGGCCTTAGTCACACTGGCTCGGGCGCTTTCGATCGACGATCGCGGTCTGGACATCAACATTAATGTGGAGAAAAATTCGAATCTGTACCACCACGGTCGGGTCAGCTCCTTCGAGTACGGACTGGATGTCGTTAAACAGGTGGATCACCATTTCCAGCATAAGGTCAAGGGCGAGGATGGCGTAACCTACGGGTGCTACGGATTCGTCGATCCCGATGGAAAGCCACACCTGGTGCATTATGTGTCCGATTTGAGAGGGTACCGTGTGGTTCCACCGAATCATGCTACGAAAATTTACATCGACCGATTGGAAAAGAGCATGTAagatgattgtttttttttttatccatcaATTACGATTAACTAATAATAATTCACCTTCCTTTGTAGAGACAATGTCTATCAAGCTTCCATTGCAAAGGATGTTCAGTGGAAGGATTTATTCTTCCCACCGGCATGTAAAACCTTGGCTGCAGAACTCGAGAACCAGGCTCCCCCTACTACTAGGCGACCAACAACGCCACGTCCAACCACACCACGCCCAACTACTCCGCGTCCTACGACAACGACCGCTGCCCCATTGGAGCCCGAGTTCGGTGATTCGAGCAACGTGCACGAAGCCTTCGCAGTTCGCCAGGAGCCAGGTTCGTGTTCTCGGGTGTGCGACGAACTGAGGGTTGAATTGCAGGACATTAAATCTAAATTGAAGACTCTGATTGATTCGCTGAGCGATAACAAGGCGCAACGAAACAGACCACTTAGTGGAAATAGCTCGTATGCCTATTTCCCGGTTTTACTGAGCGACAGGCCGCCGGAGGGATTCGATGCACGGTCAGGAAAGTACGCGCTGCCGGTGTTCGCACAGCAGACGTGTGGCAATTATTAGTCTAGGTTTATTCCGGTCCGGTAGAGTGCAATGTTTGAAGTGTAATTATTCTAGTTTGTATACATGAGAGTGAGCGTTGTGATTGATTATTGATGAAGTGAATGAAATATCGTTAGTAAAATAAAGTAAGAATTTACCAGTAATGTGAGAGTTCACTTTTTTAACATAATTGGATCAACCTAAACTATATTCAAGGTACATACAGgattgaaatttaatagcatAGTCGACGTTATCCTACttcattattttaattttttattgtagAACTTGTATCATGAATGTCGATATACCTGATGAATATTTTCCGAGAATATAAGTGGATACAAAGAATTTTACCTTGTACTAAAtttgaaaactatatttttgaGATTGCACATCGACAATGTTGGAGAAATTATATTACTTAATAATTCCTGTCACGATTTTGccgagtattttttttaaataggttaaatttttctaaaattttttctcagcacccAATTTTTAGCGCAAGCATACCGCTGCAAGGTAGTGGTtcaagtatatatatatattttttttccgtgttgggtattttcgtcactgcgaccaattttttgatattttgtgacatattccccctttttaattttgcttagtcaggataacgtatcactattggaagtggtcgttatagtctggccaatagcattagtccagtccggtattatatttcgtatgaagcgcacaaccgtactgggatttgttctccagatttcagagggttccagaagacctctctcgaagaacttatatcttttgataaaaattgccggacatcggcatatcagatgttccgagtcttctttttccatgccacatactcgacatgtatcatcttgaagttttttcataaccttcaaatgataacggctcggacaatgccctgttattaaaccagtatacgtgcttagatctttttttgaaagatccagtattttacgagtcatagaaacgttcggagtgatgaaccgtttcgactgcctaccgatgaaggtgtttgtccagttggattccacttttagagtttcccatgcttttagatccattctaagggaacaagcggatagaccacagaagggttctggtcctatgaactgatgagacgatccaagtcttgccaattcatcggctctttcgttcccatctattccacagtgaccaggaacccagtataagtctacttgattattacaacccagtgtttggagtgattgaacacactcccaaactagttttgatgtgcatgtcgcagacttcaaagccttcaacgctgcttggctgtcggacatcatgcaaatgtttgagtgtctgtatttcctgcgtaggcatatttcagaacattctagtattgcttggacttcagcttggaagacagttggccattggcccattggaactgacaggtctattcctgggccagttactcctgctcccactcgattgttcatttctgaaccatctgtgtagaaaatgattgatcctgggcggagatcaggaccaccgcgttcccaaacatcacgctcaggttcaaacattcgaaatcgtctttcaaaattgtatcttttctccatccggtcttcattgtttatcactaggggattgatgcgaatagtttttagaatacctagatgacccgttaaatcaccctcaaagagccttaatgatcttttgatccgtaaggcactcttttcggcttctaattgtatgaattgatgtagtggaagcataaacagtagagcttccaatgccttggtgggtgtgcttctcattgcacccgttattgagagagtggctagccgttgaagtttttccaacttatcttgagcacctttctcccttgtttttgtccaccagactagtgaagcataggttattctgggtctcactatagccgaatatatccaatggatcattttcggtttgagtccccattgtttaccaaaagttttattacatatccatagagtatttgtagctttttttattgcctgctctagatgtgtattccagttaagttttttgtcaagagTTACTCCAAGGTATTTGACGTTATCTGAGAGTTTAAGAAGCTCACCTTTTAGCATAATATCATTAAGCCTAGTCTTTTTTCTACGTGTAAAAGGGACGATAGtggtttttgaaggatttacatttaagccttccctatcgcaccacgaggaaataatgtttaaggcagtttgcattcggtctgtgatgatatcatcatacttgccacgaacaataatgacaatatcatcagcaaatccaactacttcaaagccttcttccatcaatttttttagaagatcATCAACTATTAATGACCACAGCAGAGGAGATATCACCCCTCCTTGTGGGCACCCTTTTATAGCTGTTACACTTATATTAGAGCTACCAAGGCTTGCTGCTATTTCTCTTTTTGATAACATCTCGCTTATccaatgaataatgcaattgtcaaaaccaCGTTTCACCATTGCAGCAGCCATTGAGTCATGAGACGAGTTATCAaatgccccttcaatatcaaggaaCGCCGTAAGGGAAATTTCTTTTGCAGCAAAAGATTTTTCTAGTTGTGTAACTATAGTATGGAGTGCAGTTACCGACGATTTCCTCTCCTGGtaagcaaattgatatttactAAGAGGAGTtttagaaagatatgatgatttgatgtgctcaccgattattttttacattgttttgaGAACGACTGACGATAAGCTAATTGGCCTAAAGGATTTTGGCAGAGATTTGTTCCTTTTGTTGGCCTTATGGATAAAAATAACCCGTACTTGTCGCCACGCTTCCGGAATATAGCCTAGAATTAAGCTGGATTGAAAGAGTTGTGTTAGAATGGGCATCAGAACTGTTTTACCTTTCTGTAGTAGTACCGGATAGATTCCGTCTCTACCAGGTGACTTGAAGGGCTCAAAGGAgtctattgcccattcaactctacTTTCGGTAAAAATTTGGTTGGCCAAAGTAATTGCATCATCCCTAGTTCTTACTAGCCCAGTCATCGTATTCACTGTTTCGTGAATTTCTGTCCTGGTTATAAGATTTCCAGTACTTGATACAGATGTACTTTGGTCTTCACTTGAGTTAATGATCGACCCAGGAAAGTGTGTTTTCATCATTAACTCTAATATTTCTCTAGCAGAGCTAGTACAAGAACCATCTCCTTTTCTTAGAGTACCCAACTCATTTGAGTGATCTTTCGCAAGGATTTTTTGCAGCCTGGCGGCTGTTGgagtattttcaatgttttcacaTGTATGCCTCCAGTGAATCCTTTTAGATCTTCTTATTTCTTTATTATAGGCGGTGAGGGATTGCTTGTATTCGTCACACTGTTGGGTTCGTTTAGCCCGGTTGAAGAGTTTCCGAgtttttttccgaagtttttgtAGAGATTGATTCCACCAAGGTACTTCTCTATTTGTAGAGCGCATCTTTGCAGGGCAGCAATCAAGGTAAGACTGTTGGATCAAATTTGAGAgatatttggaatttttttccaACTCTCTGTATGATTTGGAACATCCTCCGAAGCTGTTCAAAGCTGCCAATTTTTTATTCTGCCGGATATCACCGGACTACATAGTGTAAGGTCAAGAACTTCTTGTCTTAATACATTTACAAAAGTTGGTTTATCCCCCTTATTACATATATCTATCCCTTGTGATGATATAAAGTCTAAAAGGTACTCACCCCTGTTGTTGATGTCTGTGCTGGCCCAAATCGTGTGATGGGCGTTTGCATCACATCCAATTCAAGTATATATCCGCACCGCAACGTACGCATCCGAGACGAATATAAATCTGATTACATCCTGAAATGGTCGTGGGCCTTGGAGCCGCAAATTCACATTGTTCACATCGGtagattaaaaaaatcaatggcCCGATGTGGCTACCTTGAGGGATGCCAGAGTGAGCGGAAAACCGAAGTCGAAGAAACTCCGTCGATTTTCGCTATTAAACCCCAATTGATCAAGCAGGATTTAAACTAAAGTAGTAGTGGGCTTCCGATGTCGAGCTTTTCAAGCTACGCAACGGCGATTTGGTGGTTCAGTTTGTCAAAAGCGGCGGAAAGGCTCGTGTTAATGGCGTTCGTTTGAGACTGGTCGTCAAAACTGTCCATTACGTAAGATGTAAGCGTTCGTAGCTGTAGATGGCTTAGGCTTGAAACCAATTGTTTGTCTGCGATGAAATGCTTGAAGAACGAGAAAGTGGGTTCAAACATGATGAGTTCAAAGACCTTCAGGATAGAGCAAAGAGCTGAGAATCCTCGGTAATTATTAACTTTTATTCTTTTCCCTTTCTAATGTACTGAAAACATGTACACCAATTTCCGGATCGTGAGAAAGACACCCAAGCTGATGGATTTGGTAAAAAGATTACTCATTGGAGCAGCCAGATTACAGATGCAGTATGCCGTCCGATCAAGCGGGTATGTAAGAACTGAGCTTCGGGGTAGCTAATGTAAGCGAGCAAACGTCAATAGAAAAGTTGGCTAATGCACGGCCGATGAAAGGGGCACGTGTCGTCGCAGAAGTAATTTCGTCCATCGTTAACCTTTCGCCTACGAGCACGTTAGAGAATATCCGCGAAAATAGTTGACAGATCTGTTCGACACAATTTgatgtgttttgtttttcaaaatgattcgTGTGTACCGTATCGTCTCGTAATGAGAGATGTTCTGGTGGACAGTCACTAGCAAGGCCGGATGATGCAGGTGATACTTCAGAGGCTTGGCAGTGCGTTCGAGTCTGCGCTCGACATTTCATAGGAAGTCTCGAAAGCAGGAGCGACTGTGATGTTAATAGCGAGTGTTGATCGATAGGTAGAGGTTCAGTAGAGATAGTGTTTTGTATTTTAAGATCCTTCTCAAGGCCGCTTTTTTCTCTGATATAAGAAGTCGTAGCATAGTGCTTGGCCAGGGCATTCGCTGTTGAAAGGAGATAGTCTTTTTACATGTCAAGGACGTAGTTTAgaatatgagcaattctcgttGAGACCGGCCCACTATTAACACGATGGTATTGAAAACGattcaaattatgtttttttggaAGCCCGTGTtgaacaagtaaaaaaaaaaactgcatttgGTTGATCAAAATGATGGACCCTTTGTTAGCTGGAAATCAAtacttttttgatatttttcgtttttcttcaaAACTTGACTCACCAAGTCTGCGCTAACTCTTGAATTTCTCTATAAAATTACCTAAACCAACATATCATTAGAAAAAGAAAAGATAGTGCCTTGTTTTGCAAAGTGggtagtcgccatattggatttggccgccatattattttatttcagtaAAATTGGTTTTTGAATAGGTACTCA encodes:
- the LOC129723593 gene encoding uncharacterized protein LOC129723593 — encoded protein: MNRVIVLLALVTLARALSIDDRGLDININVEKNSNLYHHGRVSSFEYGLDVVKQVDHHFQHKVKGEDGVTYGCYGFVDPDGKPHLVHYVSDLRGYRVVPPNHATKIYIDRLEKSIDNVYQASIAKDVQWKDLFFPPACKTLAAELENQAPPTTRRPTTPRPTTPRPTTPRPTTTTAAPLEPEFGDSSNVHEAFAVRQEPGSCSRVCDELRVELQDIKSKLKTLIDSLSDNKAQRNRPLSGNSSYAYFPVLLSDRPPEGFDARSGKYALPVFAQQTCGNY